The genomic segment CGTAGTTCAGGCTCACCCAACCGTAGTCCACGGGAAGGGCGCGGAAGGTGGGGTCCAGGAGAAGGGTGGCCTTCAGGTTCTGGATCTCGGGGCTGCGGTAGGGCAAGAGGATGTCCGCCTCCAGGGCCCGGGAGAGAAAGGTGTTGTCAAAGCCATAGATCACGTCGGCGATGGGGGCTCCCTTGGTGAGGATGGCCCGGTTCAGGGTCTCCCCGGCATCCCCCCCTTTCAGGAAGCGGAGCCTCAGGCCCGTCTCCCGCTCAAACCGGGCGATGAGCCCCTTATCCAAGGAAAAGCTATTGTGGGTGAGGACGGTGATCTCTTGGGCGAAGCCGAAGGCCAAAAGGACCAGTAGGGCAACGATCCTTAGCATAAAACCCCTCCTTGTCACCGGGAGGGGCCTTGGTCACCTTCCCTACGCCGGCATTACCCGGATCAGGTTCCAAGGGTATCTCTCAGCCCCCTGGGAGGGGCACCCCCGGTGACGCCTTGAGTTTACCACCCTTCCTGGCCCTGGAAAGGCATCCTTCACACCCTCCAAGGGGCCAAAAGGCCCTCGAGGACCTCCCGGAAGGCCTCGCCAAATGCCTCCGGCTGGTCGATCCAGGGATAGTGCCCAGCCCCGGGTATCACCCGGATGGGGGCCCTAAGGCGCTCGGCCACCTCCTCGGCGTAGGGGTAGCTGGTCCCGTCCATCTCCCCCACCACCAAAGCCACCCGCCCGCGGCTTGGGGAGAGGTAGGGAGTGTAGTCCAGCCGCCAAAGACCGTTCTGCCAAAAGGCCAAGGCCGGGGTATCCGGCCCCAGGATGCCCGAGCCCTCCGCCACCCACTCGTACTCCAGGCGGCCATGGGGGGTGGGGAACATGAGGCGGTCAAAGAGGAGCTTGGGCTCCGCCCTCTCCAAGGCCGCCCTCAGGTTCGCCTCGGGGTCGGCCAAGGGCTCCAACCCCGCGGCCTCCGCAAGCCTTTCGGAAAGCCAGGGGAAGCTCACCCACGGGGAAAGGAGCACCGCCCCCGGGACCTCCGGATAGCGGCGGAGGACCTCCAAGGCCACCAGGGCCCCGAAGCCATGGGCCAGAAGATGAAACCGTTCCAGCCCCAGGGCCTCGGCCAGGGCCACGGTATCCTCCACCAAGGCATCTAGGGTGAAGAGCCGGGGGTCTTGGGGAAGCTCCAGGCTCCGCCCGGAACCCCGCTGGTCAAAGTAGATGACCCGGAAGTTCTCCAGGTAGTCCTGAAGCCCCTCCCTTAAGGCGTAGGCGTTCCCCCCTGGCCCCCCGTGGAGGACCAGGAGGGCCGGGGCATGTTCGTCCCCCACGTCCTCCACGTAGAGCTCCGCTTCCCCTACGGGGATGTAGCCGATTTCTTCCCGCATCCCTTATAGACTACCCCATCCTGCAGGGTAAAGGCCCAAACCTTAACCCCGGGCAGGGCCTGGGCCTTCTGCCAGGCCTCTTCCCCCGCGCCCAGGACCTCGAGGAGCCACACCCCCTCCCCCTCGAGGAGCCAGAAGGGGTGGGGAAGCTCCCGGGCCAAGCGCAAGAGGGCCTCCTTTTCCTTCCCCTCCACGAAAAGCACCCTCATCCCTTCCCCCAAAGGCGGTGGTAAAGGAGGATCTCCGCGCTCTCCTCCAGGGTGGTGAGGAGGCTATAGGCCTCCAGAAGGGCCTCCTCGGGCTTTTCCTTAAGCCCTATGGCAAAGGCCCCATGGCCCCTTAAAAGGCAGGCCCGGTGCTCCTTGAGGCCCTCCGCCACCGCCAGGGCGGCCTCGAGGGTGGCGCTTGTGGTCCTGGGGGCAAGCACCGGGACCTCTTTCAGGTAGTACTGGCCCTCGAGGTCCTGGGGCACGATCCTGTCTAGATGCAGGGAGAGGGCCACCGCCACCCGGGGATGGGCATGGACGATGGCCCGGGCCGGGGTCGCCCGGTACACCTCCCGGTGGATCACGCTCTCCACGCTGGCCCCTTGCGGAAAGGGGCCCTCTAGGGGCACCTCCACCAGGTCCTCCGGGCTCAGGCGCGCCTTCTGCACCCCGCTTTTGGTGATGAGAAAGCCCTCCTTGGTGCGCACGGAAAAGTTGCCCGCGGTGGCGGAGATGAGCCTTTGGTGGAAAAGATCCTCCCCCACCTGGCGAAAGGCGGTGTAGATCCGGGCCAGCATGGGCCCATTATGGCGCAAAACCCCTTTGGGCGGGGCCAGGAACCCCCACCCCGGCAGGGCCAGGGTGGGGTGCCCTTAGGCCTGCTTCCCAGGCTGTTCGCGACGGCCAGGGCGGCGAAGGGCAGGCTCCTTCTCCTTGGCCTCCACCGCCTCCTTCCTGGCCTCCTCGATGGCCTTGAGGGTCCTTTTGTCCACCACCTGGGTAAAGCGCACGAAGTCGTTCCCGGTACCCGCAGGGATCAGGCGGCCCAGGATGACGTTTTCCTTGAGACCGATGAGCTCGTCCTTCTTGCCGGCGATGGCCGCCTCGGTGAGCACATGGGTGGTGTTCTGGAAGCTGGCGGCGGAAAGCCAGCTCTTGGTGGAAAGGGCGCTCTTGGTAACCCCCATGAGGAGGGGCTTCCAGGCCACCGGGGTCTTGCCCTCGGCGATGAGCCGCTCGTTCAGGGCCTCCACGTCCCACTTCTCCAGGACCTGGCCCTCCAGCAGGCGGCTATCCCCGGGGTCGGTGACCTCCACGTACTTGAGCATCTGCCGCACCACGATCTCGATGTGCTTGTCGTGGAGCTTCACCCCCTGGGCCCGGTAGACCTTCTGGATCTCGTCCACCAGGTAGCGCTCCACCGCCTCAGGACCCTTAGCCTCCAGAAGCTGATGGGGATCCACGGCCCCGCGGGTCAAGGGCTGGCCTGCCTCCACATAATCCCCGTCCTTCACCAGCAAGCGGGCATCCTTGGGAAGCTTGTATTCCTTGGAGAAGCCCTCGGACTCCACGAAGACGGAAAGCTTCTCCTCGGTCTCCTCGATGCGCACCACCCCGTCGATCTCGGAGATGACCGCCTTGGCCTTGGGCCTGCGGGCCTCAAAGAGCTCGATGACCCGGGGCAGACCCTGGGTGATGTCGGTGCCCACCGCCACGCCGCCCGTGTGGAAGGTGCGCATGGTGAGCTGGGTGCCGGGCTCGCCGATGGACTCCGCCGCCACCACCCCCACCGCCTCCCCGATGGACACGGGCCTGGCCATGGAGAGGTCGTAGCCGTAGCACTTCTGGCACACCCCGTAGCGGGTCTGGCAGGTGAGGGGGCTGCGCACGGGCACCTCCTTGATCTCCCCGGCCTCCGCCGCCTTGATGAGGAGCCCCACGTCCTCGAGGGTCAGGTAACGCCCCTCCTCCAAGCGTTGGCCCAGGACCTCCACCTCCCGGGCCAGAACGCGGCCATAGAGGCCAGACTCAATGTCCGAGCGCTTCCTTAAGCGCAGGGTGCGGGTCACCTCGTCGGGCTGGAAGAGGGGGACGGAGATGAAGTTGGTGGTGCCGCAGTCCGCCTCCCGCACCACGATCTCGTGGGCCACGTCCACCAGCTTCCGGGTGAGGTAGCCCGAGTCCGCGGTCCTGAGGGCGGTGTCCGCCCCACCCTTCCGGGCCCCGTGGCTGGAGATGAAGTACTCCAGCACGGTGAGGCCTTCCCGGAAGGAGGAGCGCACCGGCACCTCAAAGGTCTCCCCCGAGGGCTTTTGCATGAGGCCCCGCATGCCGCAAAGCTGGCGGATCTGCTGGGGGTTACCCCGGGCCCCCGACTGGGCCATCACGTAGAGGGGGTTGAAGGGGTAGTTCTCCTCAAAGTTCCTAAACACCGCCTGGGTGACCTTCTCCGTGGTCTCGGTCCAGAGCTGGATCACCTGGTCATAGCGCTCCCGGTCGGTGAGGAAGCCCATCTCGTAAGCCTGCTCGATCTGCCGCAGCTTCTTATCCGCTTCCTCCAAGAACTTTTGCTTCTCCGGGGGGATCACGGCATCGTCGATGCCGATGGTGATCCCGCTGGTGGTGGACAGGGTGAAGCCGTAGTACTTGAGGGCGTCCAGGAGCCTTGCGGTCTTCTCAATCCCCAGGCGCAGGAAGGACTGGTAGACCAGGTCCTTGAGGGAGTTCTTCTCCTGGGGCACGTCCATCTGGAGGAGCTCCTGGGCCACCTTCTCGTCCCCCACCGCCTCGCCCACGATGCGGGCGAAGAGAACCCGGCCCGGGCTGGTCTCCAGGCGCTTCCCCAGGTAGCGCACCGTCACCACGTCCTGCAGGTCCAGAAGGCCGTGGGCCACCGCCAGAAGGGCCTCATCTGGGCTTGCGAACACGAACTTCAGCCGGCCCACGCTGGTCTCCTTGCCCGCCACCTTGATGGGGGCGTTCAAGGCCACCTCGCCCCGCTCATAGGCGGCCAAGGCCTCCTCCACCGTGGCGAACTCCCGGCCGGCCCCCTTCTTCTCCCGGCGCACCTGGGTGATGTAGTAAAGCCCCAGGATGATGTCCCGGCTGGGCTTGGCCAAGGGTTCCCCGGAGGCGGGGGAGAGGAGGTTGTGGGCGGAGAGCATCTGGATGCGGGCCTCCGCCTGGGCGAAGGAGGAAAGGGGCACGTGCACCGCCATCTGGTCCCCGTCGAAATCGGCGTTGAAGGCCTCGCAGACCAGGGGGTGGAGCTGGATGGACTGGCCCTCCACCAAAACCGGCTGGAAGGCCTGGATGCCCAGGCGGTGGAGGGTGGGGGCGCGGTTTAGGAGGACCACCTTGCCGTGGATCACCTCCTCGAGGGCATCCCACACCTCGTCCTTGATGTCCCGCTGGCGCTCCAGCATCCTGCGGGCCGCTTTCACGTTGGGGGCAATGCCCTTTTCCTCCATCTTCTTGAGGAGGAAGGGCTTGAAGAGCTCCAGGGCCATGCGCTTGGGCAGGCCGCACTGGTGGAGCTTGAGCTGGGGCCCCACCACGATCACGCTCCGCCCCGAGTAGTCCACCCGCTTGCCCAAGAGGTTCTGGCGGAAGCGGCCCTGCTTGCCGGAGAGGATGTCGGTGAGGCTCCTAAGGGGCCGTTCGGAGCCCGGGTTGGTGACGGGGGAGCCGCGGCGGCCGTTGTCGATGACCGCATCCACCGCCTCTTGGAGCATGCGCTTCTCGTTGCGGATGATGATCTCCGGGGCCCCCTGGGCCAGGAGCTTCTTCAGGCGGTTGTTGCGGTTGATGAGGCGGCGGTAGAGGTCGTTGAGGTCGCTGGTGGCGAAGCGGCCCCCGTCCACCTGCACCATGGGGCGCAGGTCAGGGGGAAGCACGGGCACCGCCTCGAGGATCATCCACTCCGGCCGGTTGCCGGAGTCCAGGAAGGCCCGGACCACCTCGAGGCGCTTCCTGGCCTTGGCCCGCCGGGCCCGGGAGGGGTGTTTCATCTCCTCCAGAAGCTCAGCCTCCAGCTTCTCCAGGTCCAGCTCCTTCAAAAGGGCCTGGATGGCCTCGGCCCCCATGCGGGCGTCGATGTCGTAGGACTCCACCACCCGCACCGCGTTCCGGACCAGGTCCACCTCCACCCGGCCGTAGATCTCGCTCTTGACCCTACCCCCGTCGGCCAGGGCATCCCCCGGGGCCACCCGGTCCCCGGTGGTCACCTCCACGTCCTCCTCAAAGGGGTAGAGCCGGGCCTTCATCACCACGATGCTGGCGGGCTCGTGCAGGTGGACGATGCCCTCGGCCTCGGCGATCACCTCCTCCTCGGGGTCGATGGCCGCCACCACCTTCTCCCCCGCCTGGACGTGGGCGCCTTCCGGCACCACCACGTTCATATGGGGGGCCACCGCGTAGTCCTTGGGCTCCGTCCATTCCAGGAAGAAGGTGAGGTAGACGGTATCCCCCTCCTCCTCCGCCTCCACCTCCTTGGCGCTCATGTGCCGGGGCATGCGCAAAAGGCCCCGCCCCTCCGCCAGGGGCTGGCCCCTTTCCACCACCTCCCCCTGGACCACCAAGGGGGTAAGCCCCACGGGCAGGAAGTAGCGGGCCACGGGTTCGTCGTCCTTAAGCAGGCTGAGGAGGTGGCCCTCCTCGAGCTCTCTAAGCTCCACCACCCCTTCCTCCTCCGCCCGGAAGAGGTAGGGCTCGGGGAGTTCCGCCAGGACCTCTCCCGGCCTATAGCCCTCCCGCTCCACCCAGGCGGAAAGGGGAAGGCGGAGGCCCGCCCGCTCCTTGCGCAGGTAATCGATCCGCACCCGCCGGGGGAAGCGGTAAAGGGCCACCCCATCCATGCGGCTCACCACCCCAGGGAAAAGCTCCTGCCCCTTCACCACCTCCTCGCCGTCCTTGACCAGGGCATCCACCCCCTGGGGCAAGGGATAGGTTTCCTGCTTGCCAAAGCGAAGCTCCCGGTACTCCTCGTCCGTGAGGAGCTGGCGCTTCCCTACCGGCACGCCATCCAGCACCGCCCCCTTGGGGTCCAGGACGATGTACTTGCTGAAGTAGAGGACCTGCTCCAGCTCGGTGGCCGAGAGGTCCAGGAGGGTGCCGATCTTGGAGGGCACATCCTTCACGAACCAGATGTGGGCCGCCGGGGTGGCCAGCTCGATGTGCCCCATGCGGTAGCGGCGCACGATGCTCTTGGTGACCTCCACCCCGCAGCGCTCGCACACCTTCCCCTCAAAGCGCTGGCGCTTGTACTTGCCGCAGGCGCACTCGTAGTCCTTGGTGGGGCCGAAGATGCGCTCGTCAAAAAGCCCATCCCGCTCGGGCTTCAGGGTGCGGTAGTTGATGGTTTCCGGCTTCTCCACCTCCCCGTAGCTCCAGGAGCGGATCTTTTCCGGAGAGGCCAGGGCGATGCGGACCTTGCGAACTTCCTTTTTCATTCCTCCTCCACTCAATGGCAATCCCGCCCTTTTGGCGCGGCTTACCGCTTGGATGCCAGGCCCTCAAAGATGTCCACGGGGTTATCCCGCTCGTCCAGGGTCTGCACATCCAAGGCCAAGGCCTGAAGCTCCTTTACCAGCACCCGGAAGGACTCGGGCACGCTGGGCTCGGGCACGTCCTCTCCCTTGATGATGGCCTCGTAGGCGGCGTTCCGGCCCTCGATGTCGTCGGACTTCAGGGTAAGCATCTCCTGCAGGGTGTGGGCGGCCCCGTAGGCCTCGAGGGCCCACACCTCCATCTCCCCGAAGCGCTGGCCGCCGAACTGGGCCTTACCGCCCAAGGGCTGTTGGGTGATGAGGGAGTAGGGGCCGGTGGAGCGGGCGTGCATCTTGTCCTCCACCATGTGGTAGAGCTTCATGATGAACATCTGCCCCACCACGATGGGCCCCTCGATGGGCTCGCCGGAGCGGCCGTCGTAGAGAACCACCTTGCCCTGCATGAAAAGCTCCCTAAGCTGCTCCTCCGGGCTCTTGCCGGGGCTCACCAGGCCCAGCTTCTCCGCCCGGGCCAGGACCTCCAGCTCCCTCTTGTCCACCCCGAAGCCCTCCTCCTTCCGCTTGCCGAAGTAAAGGTCAAAGGCCTCGGCCAAAAGGGCCTTGATCTCGGGCTCCGTGGCCCCGTCAAAAACGGGGGAGATGTAGCGCTGGCCAAGGAAGAAGCCCGCCAGGCCCAAGTGGGTTTCCAGGATCTGACCCAGGTTCATACGGCTGGGCACGCCCAAGGGGTTCAGGATGATGTCCACGGGGGTGCCGTCCGGCAGGTGGGGCATGTCCTCCACGGGGAGGATCTTGGCCACCACCCCCTTGTTCCCGTGGCGGTTGGCCAGCTTGTCCCCCACCTGGAGCTTGCGCTTTTGCGCCACGTAAACCCGCACCACCTCCCGCACCCCAGGCTTCAGCTCCACCCCGGGGTCCCCACGGCGCAGGCGCAGGGTGCCCACCACGATCCCCCCCTCCCCCGGGGGAACCCTCAAGGAGGTGTCCTTCACATCCCGGGCCTTATCCCCGAAGATGGAGCGCAGAAGCCTCTCCTCCGGGGAGGGTTCCTGCTCCCCCTTGAAACTGGTGCGGCCCACCAGGATATCCCCGGGCTTCACCTCGGCCCCGATGCGCACCACCCCTTCCTCGTCCAGGTCCCTTAAGGCCGCCTCGGAGAGGTGAGGGATGTCCCGGGTGATCCGCTCCGGGCCCAGCTTGGTGTCCCGGGCCTCGATCTCGTAGCGCTCGATGTGGATGGAGGTGTAGAAGTCCCGCTTTAGAAGTTCCTCGCTGATGACGATGGCGTCCTCAAAGTTGTAGCCGTCAAAGGGCATGATGGCCACCAGGACGTTCTGCCCCAGGGCCAGGAAGCCCTCCTCGGAGGCCGGGCCGTCCGCCAGGAGGTCCCCCCTCTTCACCCTCTGGCCCACGGTCACCCGGGGGCGCTGGTCCAGGGCGGTACCCTGGTTGGAACGCACAAAGCGGCGCAAGGGGTACTCCACCAGGCGGCCATCCTCGTAGCGCACGGCGATGCGGCGGCCATCCACCGCCACCACCTCCCCGTCCTCCTCGGCATAGACCGCGGCCAGGGAGTCCCGCACCACCCGCTCCTCGAGGCCCGTCATCACCACCGGGGCCTGGGCCCGGATGAGGGGCACCGCCTGGGTCTGCATGTTGGAACCCATGAGGGCCCGGTTGGCGTCGTCGTGCTCCAAGAAGGGGATGAGGTTGGTGTTCACGGAGAAGACCTGTTTGGGGCTCACGTCCATGAACTCCACCTCCTCCGGGCCCACGATCACCGGCTCGCCCCGGCGCCGGGCCACCACCCGGTCGGTGGCGATGCGGTTCCCCTCGAGGGGGGTGTTGGCCTGGGCAATGGTGTACCGGTCCTCCTCGGTGGCGGTCATGTAGACCACCTCGTCGGTGACCACCCCATCCCTCACCCGGCGGTAGGGGGTGCGGATGAAGCCCAAGTGATCCACCCGGGCATAGGCGGCCAGGGAGGTGATGAGGCCGATGTTGGCGCCTTCCGGGGTCTCCACCGGGCAGATGCGGCCATAGTGGGTGCGGTGCACGTCCCGCACGTCAAACCCCGCCCGCTCCCGGGTGAGGCCCCCAGGGCCCAAGGCGGAGATGCGCCTTTTGTGGCGCAGGGAGGAAAGGGGGTTGGTCTCGTCCTTGAACTGGGAAAGCTGGCTACGGCTGAAGAACTCCCGGATGGCCGCCTCGAGGGGACGGTTGTTCACCAGCTTGGCCGGCGTGAGGGTATCGGCGGAGCCCATCACCATCCTCTCCCGCACCCCCCGGGCCAGGCGGCTTAGGCCCACCCGGAACTGGTCGGCCATGAGCTCCCCCACGGTGCGGATGCGGCGGTTGCCCAGGTGGTCGATGTCGTCCACCTCGTGCCCGGAAACCCCGGCCATGAGGGCGAAGAGGTAGCGCAGGGTGGGCAGGAAGATCTCGTCCTTAAACTCCCCGTCCTCAAAGCGCGCCAGGGTGCGGCCGGAAAGGCGCACCCCCACCTTTTCCTCCGCCTTGTACCGCCCCGCCTCCCCCAGGTCGTACCGCCTCGGGTCAGCCAAAAGGCCAAAGAGGTAGGCCAAGGCCTTGTCCTTCTTGGGAGGGTCGCCGGGCCGGAGCAGGGTGAAGAGGCGCACCAGGGCCTCCTCCGGGCGCATGGCCAGCACCGCCTCATCCAGAAGGCCCCCCAAAAGCTCCCCATAGGCCCCAAGCTCCCGGTTCAGGGTTTCGGCGTCGTAGCCCAGGACCCTGAGGAGAAGGATCAGAGGGAACTTGCGCTTGTTGACCTTCATGGAGACGGTGCCGTTTTGCTCCACCTCCAGGTCAATCCAAGGCCCCCGCTTGGGCAAGGGGATAATGCTGGCCACGTAACGCCCGGGCCGGGCGGGGTCCGGGGTGAAGTAGACCCCCGGGGAGCGGTGGATCTGGGAAACGATCACCCGGTCGGCCCCGTTGATGATGAAGGAGCCGTCCTCGGTCATGAGGGGGATGTGGCCCAGGAAGACCTCGTCCTCCTTGATGAGGCCCGTGTCCTTGTGGATGAGCTGGAGGCGGGCATAGAGGGGAGCCTGGTAGGTCAGGTCCTTCTCCCGGCACTCGTCCTGGGAAAAGGGAGGCTCCCCGATGCGGTACTCCAGGAAGTCCAGGACCATGCCGCCCTTGCCCTTGTCCCCCTCCTCCACGGGGAAGGTCTCCTTGAAGGCCGCCTGGATGCCCACGTCCTCCCGCTTATCCGGGGGAACATCGGCCTGAAGGGCCCTTTTGTAGGACTCCACCTGGATTTCCGTTAAAGGGGGAAGGGGTATAACCTCTCGGATGCGACCGAACCGCTTAATCTCCATGCGTCACCTCAAGGATGGAAAGCGGGCCGCCCGAGGTAAGCTAACAGGGTTCTTCCGCGGGACCGTGTGCCCCGCGGCGGCTGGCTCTTACCGTGCTCCCTTGGCCCGACCAAAGAGCACAAACCTTAGCTTATAGGGTAGTCCCTTAAGCCGTCAAGCCTACCCGACACCCCTCTCGTTTTGCCCCTACCGTTCCACCTCCACCTTGATTTTATAGTTTCCCCGCCGGGTTTCGCCAAGCACCTCCAAAAGCCTCAGGCTTCCCAAGCCCTCCGCCAAAAGGGTGTCCCCGGGGGCCATCTCCTCCTTGGGGGAGGCCACCTTGCCCCTAAGCCGCACCTTCCCCGCCTTCACCCCCTGGACGAAGTAGTTGCGGGAGACCCCAAAGCCCTTGGCCCCCACGGCATCCACCCGCAAAGAGGGCACCACCAGGGTCCGCACCCGTTCGCTGGTGGCCCTTAAGGCCCCTTCCGGGGGTGGGGAAAGGGTGTAGCCCGCCTCCTCCAAGGCCCTCCTCCCCTTGGCGGACACCGCCACCAGGTAACCCTCCCCAAAGGCCCCGGCCAGTCCCGGAGGGACCACCTTGCAGTCCCCCATGGCCTCCCCCAAGTCCGGGG from the Thermus neutrinimicus genome contains:
- a CDS encoding alpha/beta fold hydrolase; protein product: MREEIGYIPVGEAELYVEDVGDEHAPALLVLHGGPGGNAYALREGLQDYLENFRVIYFDQRGSGRSLELPQDPRLFTLDALVEDTVALAEALGLERFHLLAHGFGALVALEVLRRYPEVPGAVLLSPWVSFPWLSERLAEAAGLEPLADPEANLRAALERAEPKLLFDRLMFPTPHGRLEYEWVAEGSGILGPDTPALAFWQNGLWRLDYTPYLSPSRGRVALVVGEMDGTSYPYAEEVAERLRAPIRVIPGAGHYPWIDQPEAFGEAFREVLEGLLAPWRV
- a CDS encoding fuculose-1-phosphate aldolase; amino-acid sequence: MLARIYTAFRQVGEDLFHQRLISATAGNFSVRTKEGFLITKSGVQKARLSPEDLVEVPLEGPFPQGASVESVIHREVYRATPARAIVHAHPRVAVALSLHLDRIVPQDLEGQYYLKEVPVLAPRTTSATLEAALAVAEGLKEHRACLLRGHGAFAIGLKEKPEEALLEAYSLLTTLEESAEILLYHRLWGKG
- the rpoC gene encoding DNA-directed RNA polymerase subunit beta', producing the protein MKKEVRKVRIALASPEKIRSWSYGEVEKPETINYRTLKPERDGLFDERIFGPTKDYECACGKYKRQRFEGKVCERCGVEVTKSIVRRYRMGHIELATPAAHIWFVKDVPSKIGTLLDLSATELEQVLYFSKYIVLDPKGAVLDGVPVGKRQLLTDEEYRELRFGKQETYPLPQGVDALVKDGEEVVKGQELFPGVVSRMDGVALYRFPRRVRIDYLRKERAGLRLPLSAWVEREGYRPGEVLAELPEPYLFRAEEEGVVELRELEEGHLLSLLKDDEPVARYFLPVGLTPLVVQGEVVERGQPLAEGRGLLRMPRHMSAKEVEAEEEGDTVYLTFFLEWTEPKDYAVAPHMNVVVPEGAHVQAGEKVVAAIDPEEEVIAEAEGIVHLHEPASIVVMKARLYPFEEDVEVTTGDRVAPGDALADGGRVKSEIYGRVEVDLVRNAVRVVESYDIDARMGAEAIQALLKELDLEKLEAELLEEMKHPSRARRAKARKRLEVVRAFLDSGNRPEWMILEAVPVLPPDLRPMVQVDGGRFATSDLNDLYRRLINRNNRLKKLLAQGAPEIIIRNEKRMLQEAVDAVIDNGRRGSPVTNPGSERPLRSLTDILSGKQGRFRQNLLGKRVDYSGRSVIVVGPQLKLHQCGLPKRMALELFKPFLLKKMEEKGIAPNVKAARRMLERQRDIKDEVWDALEEVIHGKVVLLNRAPTLHRLGIQAFQPVLVEGQSIQLHPLVCEAFNADFDGDQMAVHVPLSSFAQAEARIQMLSAHNLLSPASGEPLAKPSRDIILGLYYITQVRREKKGAGREFATVEEALAAYERGEVALNAPIKVAGKETSVGRLKFVFASPDEALLAVAHGLLDLQDVVTVRYLGKRLETSPGRVLFARIVGEAVGDEKVAQELLQMDVPQEKNSLKDLVYQSFLRLGIEKTARLLDALKYYGFTLSTTSGITIGIDDAVIPPEKQKFLEEADKKLRQIEQAYEMGFLTDRERYDQVIQLWTETTEKVTQAVFRNFEENYPFNPLYVMAQSGARGNPQQIRQLCGMRGLMQKPSGETFEVPVRSSFREGLTVLEYFISSHGARKGGADTALRTADSGYLTRKLVDVAHEIVVREADCGTTNFISVPLFQPDEVTRTLRLRKRSDIESGLYGRVLAREVEVLGQRLEEGRYLTLEDVGLLIKAAEAGEIKEVPVRSPLTCQTRYGVCQKCYGYDLSMARPVSIGEAVGVVAAESIGEPGTQLTMRTFHTGGVAVGTDITQGLPRVIELFEARRPKAKAVISEIDGVVRIEETEEKLSVFVESEGFSKEYKLPKDARLLVKDGDYVEAGQPLTRGAVDPHQLLEAKGPEAVERYLVDEIQKVYRAQGVKLHDKHIEIVVRQMLKYVEVTDPGDSRLLEGQVLEKWDVEALNERLIAEGKTPVAWKPLLMGVTKSALSTKSWLSAASFQNTTHVLTEAAIAGKKDELIGLKENVILGRLIPAGTGNDFVRFTQVVDKRTLKAIEEARKEAVEAKEKEPALRRPGRREQPGKQA
- a CDS encoding DNA-directed RNA polymerase subunit beta, giving the protein MEIKRFGRIREVIPLPPLTEIQVESYKRALQADVPPDKREDVGIQAAFKETFPVEEGDKGKGGMVLDFLEYRIGEPPFSQDECREKDLTYQAPLYARLQLIHKDTGLIKEDEVFLGHIPLMTEDGSFIINGADRVIVSQIHRSPGVYFTPDPARPGRYVASIIPLPKRGPWIDLEVEQNGTVSMKVNKRKFPLILLLRVLGYDAETLNRELGAYGELLGGLLDEAVLAMRPEEALVRLFTLLRPGDPPKKDKALAYLFGLLADPRRYDLGEAGRYKAEEKVGVRLSGRTLARFEDGEFKDEIFLPTLRYLFALMAGVSGHEVDDIDHLGNRRIRTVGELMADQFRVGLSRLARGVRERMVMGSADTLTPAKLVNNRPLEAAIREFFSRSQLSQFKDETNPLSSLRHKRRISALGPGGLTRERAGFDVRDVHRTHYGRICPVETPEGANIGLITSLAAYARVDHLGFIRTPYRRVRDGVVTDEVVYMTATEEDRYTIAQANTPLEGNRIATDRVVARRRGEPVIVGPEEVEFMDVSPKQVFSVNTNLIPFLEHDDANRALMGSNMQTQAVPLIRAQAPVVMTGLEERVVRDSLAAVYAEEDGEVVAVDGRRIAVRYEDGRLVEYPLRRFVRSNQGTALDQRPRVTVGQRVKRGDLLADGPASEEGFLALGQNVLVAIMPFDGYNFEDAIVISEELLKRDFYTSIHIERYEIEARDTKLGPERITRDIPHLSEAALRDLDEEGVVRIGAEVKPGDILVGRTSFKGEQEPSPEERLLRSIFGDKARDVKDTSLRVPPGEGGIVVGTLRLRRGDPGVELKPGVREVVRVYVAQKRKLQVGDKLANRHGNKGVVAKILPVEDMPHLPDGTPVDIILNPLGVPSRMNLGQILETHLGLAGFFLGQRYISPVFDGATEPEIKALLAEAFDLYFGKRKEEGFGVDKRELEVLARAEKLGLVSPGKSPEEQLRELFMQGKVVLYDGRSGEPIEGPIVVGQMFIMKLYHMVEDKMHARSTGPYSLITQQPLGGKAQFGGQRFGEMEVWALEAYGAAHTLQEMLTLKSDDIEGRNAAYEAIIKGEDVPEPSVPESFRVLVKELQALALDVQTLDERDNPVDIFEGLASKR
- a CDS encoding RNA-binding protein translates to MGDLMAYLKWARGGRVVETGFLGPEEQALLQEKAREEGLKVAFFGGFPLAERRLAVLYPPEVPSVHDPVEVVFLEKEPPDLGEAMGDCKVVPPGLAGAFGEGYLVAVSAKGRRALEEAGYTLSPPPEGALRATSERVRTLVVPSLRVDAVGAKGFGVSRNYFVQGVKAGKVRLRGKVASPKEEMAPGDTLLAEGLGSLRLLEVLGETRRGNYKIKVEVER